The Ignavibacteriales bacterium region GCATCAGGGAGTGCATTAAACTCACGTCGGATAAACGCAAGTTGACTATCTTCAATCTTTGTTTTAGAAATATCCAAAATACGAAATGCATAAAACTTAGCAACTTCGAGATACAAGAGGTCGCGATCCACCTTGAACGTGTTATAAATGACCCACGGGAGGTTTCGTCTCGTCTTTTGAGTATCCCCGCTCATGATCTTTACTGCCTCAGACAACATCTCTGAGGTGACTATCCCTTTTTCTACAAGGGCATCACCAAGGTCGTGCTTTTTAAAGCTACCCGTCGTCTCTGACACCTCTGAATTCATTATCTTACCTGTTCTTATTGATGTATGATCGCTGATCTATACTCAAGAACTTATCGTGTTATGGTTAGTATCTTTATTTAAGATGCACATTTGCTGTTTCCGTTGAGAGAAGTGTAAGAAAAACAAGTGAAACTGTAATCATTAATGTCACGAACATTTCAATAACATTTGACAAATTCTTCATGGCATAACTGTTTTCCATTTGATAATAATCGGCAAGTTGAATCGCTGTCGCTTTAACGTTGCCAGTCTCTGCACCTGTTTTGAATCGCGAGATAACCATCTCATTGAAGAATCCCGTTTCTTCTATCGCTTTTCCGAGTTCCACGCCAAATCGCAGCATATGGGGGATCGCCACAGTACGAATCTGATGTGCCAAGTATGGATTACCAGAAGTATCTCCCGCAATCTGAATTGCATCAATGTTCTCGCCAGAGGAGGTGTACATAATTCCGAACACCCGGCAAAATATTTCAATGCTCGTATTACGCAAAATGCGGCCAAAATATGGGACAGTAATGATAAACTTATGGTAATTCAAGCGTCCTTGTACAGAAGTGATGTACAAATAAAAAATAAGACATAGAAGAAAGATAAAGATAGCAATATATATAAAATATTCTTTAAGCCATGCACTTGCTTCTAATGTGAAAGCGGTCAGTGTTGGAATTGTATCCATTTTGGGTCCTAGCATTTCCATCATTTGAGGTAAAAGATACATCACATAAAATCCAATCGCTCCAATCACCGCAAGTGCCGTTACAGCCGGAAGCATAAGGGAACTGCTCAATCCCTTTTTAAAATCTGCCTGCCGTTCCACGAGCTGTGCCACACTTTCAAATACTTGTTCCATGTTGCCGCTCTTAGTCGCAATTCCCAGCATGAGGCTTGTATGATATCCAAACACAGGCGCTTGACGTAGAAATGCCTCTCGTGAATCTATTCCATTCCGCAGGTCATTAATAATTTCACGTAAAGCACTTCGAAGATTTTTTTCCTTTGTGTGATT contains the following coding sequences:
- a CDS encoding type II secretion system F family protein, with product MQLSSTNEYRVTIRDKSGNITQRKIVAASVDHAKKRAIAFIPHGSTIQSIKQKVTYQYRVLQGSNTIEGSQSAYSREEVVLALQRLGFKIKSVHRRRNFFTKAPANEVVGFIKQSAKLIEQKLPFNDVLLLMANHTKEKNLRSALREIINDLRNGIDSREAFLRQAPVFGYHTSLMLGIATKSGNMEQVFESVAQLVERQADFKKGLSSSLMLPAVTALAVIGAIGFYVMYLLPQMMEMLGPKMDTIPTLTAFTLEASAWLKEYFIYIAIFIFLLCLIFYLYITSVQGRLNYHKFIITVPYFGRILRNTSIEIFCRVFGIMYTSSGENIDAIQIAGDTSGNPYLAHQIRTVAIPHMLRFGVELGKAIEETGFFNEMVISRFKTGAETGNVKATAIQLADYYQMENSYAMKNLSNVIEMFVTLMITVSLVFLTLLSTETANVHLK